CATTTCCTCTTTGGTAAGTGAAAAGTCGAAAATATCAATATTCGAGCGTATTCTTTCATTGTTTGAACTTTTCACGGTCAGTGCCATTTTCTTATCAATCACCCAACGAAATGCTACTTGTGCCGGTGTTTTTTTGTGTGCTGCAGCGATTTCACGTAATTCCGGTAGATCCAAAATAGGAATTTCGTCTTTATCTTGCACAGATACTCTTTGGTATTTGTCGGGCTTATTTACAGCGCCCAGTGCTGCATAGGTTAATAAGGTGATGTTGGCTCTTCTGCAATAGTCTATAAGTTCCGGTTGTTGCAAATATACATGATATTCAATCTGTAAGTAGAGATATCCATAACATTATAACCGGAAGAAATTTTTTGGTGCTTTCAATGTACTTGCAAAACGTGTGGTATCATCTTTCTGGTTTCTACAATATGTTGTATTTGATCGACATTAAAATTTCCTAAACCAATGGATTTGGTCAAACCGGTACTCATCAATTCTTCCATGAtctaaaagttttaaatgatcATAATTTTTCGAACATAAGTTTTTAGTCATCGAATACCGACCTCCCAAATGGCCACATGGTCGGTTGCTTCCTCTAATAAGGCATTGCCAGCGCTGTCTCGCttaaaaacttcttcattttccattttaattgCAAATGGAGCTTCCACTAAATACAAATCAACATAATCTAGTTTTAGTTTCTTTAAAGACTCTTTTAGCGTGTCTTCAACTTCATGGGGCCTGTTGTCTGCAAAAGAatcgtttacatatttttttttttgcacaaactGCTAACTTACTTGAAACAGGTAGATTAGTCACAATAAAAAGTTCCTCTCGTCTAATTTTATTTCCCTTTAACCAAGCGGTCAAGACATCTCCAACATCACTCTGATTATTATAGGACGGCGAAGTTTCAAACAGACGATAACCGGCTTCGATGGCATCATTTAAAACCACACTAACATCATCTCTTTTCACCTAGATGAAAATCAGGTATTAAGTAAacggtataaatatgtattctcGAGACGTTAGTTTAACAATATTATTTCACAAAAGAGAAGGAAAACTGTTGGAACTCAGTTTAATCTTACCTCTAATCCATACTTATATTACATAACTTATTATTCTTATTATGTTTTCAACAAACCTGAGATAATCTTAAGCCAAAAGCCGGCATATCGGGGCCGTTGGACAAAcgcaaaaatttattgaacgccataattgtgaaaaaattctcaaaagcGTTTATAAGATGTCAATCCGTAAAAACTTTAACTGCTTTTGTTTCTTTGTTCTCTCTTTTAAAATAATGACAAGAGCAAAAAtcgacaattttttcgaaaccaAATGAGAAAGTCCCAATAGTcaacaaaatagaaataaataaataaagatattaaagtaaactgAACacgtgaaatattaaataagtcaaatatacatatacatatattataaaatgtctggtgatttatttgtatgtaattcTGAAATAAGATCCCAATCTGAATTAATATAGAGATTTCGACTGACTTTCAGGTTAAAGCAGAGCTGCCAgtagtttttattgcttacagATGAATATCAGAGGCAAAGTCTTGTTTATATTGTGTGGGACCCCGACatagcaaatatatgtataatatgtccagcatgcaacgagtcGCAACATGACTCTAAACACCTCTTTGTATTGACAGcaaaccccactcatctaacacccccTCCCTATGATCCGACACTGTCGAATCAGCATTTTGCCTGGGCGTACCGTTAGATGAACGCGATGACAACCGCCTAAACCGTGCCACTCTAGCGTGGATTATAAAACCGTATCAACAACAACTACTTTTAGAACAATGACACGTCGCGATTGTCGACGCATATAGGTCCACTGAGGTATTAGTCAGGTTTGCAAAGGCCACTATATTGGGACTGATTCAACTTGATTCAAGGTGAATAATATTCATAAAACTATTAATACTATTTCTTTAACGATCGATCGATTACACCTatgtaagcatttttttttaacatgttcccacgacagtcagCTCTTCGTAACCGCAATTTTTTGCCGCAAAGTCATAATACCCTTGTATATATTATGATCgggtataaaaatgttctaCTTAAACAATTGacatgtttaaaaattaaaaactttggaaGTGACAGCAACATACATAAATTGCTCTCTCGCGCcgatttttttacgattttctatttacatacatttttataatttttataacttttgtatattttgtgtaAGGCATGCCCTGTTGTAACACCAAAAATACTAACCACAATGACAACTATTTTCGTCCAAATTATCGGATAAAAGCATTAACGGAAAAATTCTACGCCCGTCATGAGTCATTTGATTGCGATCCGAAGCTCTTAAACTCGCCAAAAGTGAATCACTATGTGGATTTGATTAGCAAACAACGTTCCAATGCTTTAAAAAATCGTTCGCTGGCACCGATTACGGAGAATCAAAAATATGGTTGGTTAATACATTTGGTAGATGCACCGGACGAAATTGATAGCAGCTTACTGTATTACGGACGGAAAGTTGATTCGCAGATCCAGCTCATGGCTGTCATTGAGGCAGAAACGAAGCGAAATAGTGGCGAATGGTATCGCTAAATAATGTGAAATATTGAGAAAAACTCCTGGaggttttgcaaaatttttcaacaaataaaatggtgaaaaataaatacatatgtatgtatgtgtttaggTATATATCTATTTGTTGTAAAGAGATACATATcggcatatttatatatatatatatatatatatatagatatttatttatgtatagtatgtataatagatgcatataaatatatagaaatatatgtatgtgtgcgcatacaagtaaaatattctttttttcttcaaacaatTAGAGCACGttttatatttgaatgaaattgtAGCTTTTTCCTTCGACATCATCCAGAGTAATCTAAACTGTTTACCAATAGGGATGACAAGATTTTAATTACTCATGGCGGCCATGTTTGTTTGTCATTGTGTTCAGTAAAGTTTACTATTTTATCTTGTCACGTTTCACTTTGCTATAACGCTTGGAAATTGTCCAAgattattacgaaaattcacgttcttcGTTGACTAATGGCttcatcatcaaaaaaaaatatggctaTTGAGATGAGTCAAATTCTCTTGTGGGTCAGGAAATGCAATTATATTTCCAATAATTGAACGTTTGCTGCGGATTATGGTATGGTATGAATAGTACTTCGAGCCTTAATTCTTTCGAAGTGAGGCAGAAAATGCCGTTACCATCAACATAACAGGTTGTTGACAGTCTTTTTTCTCGGAATTCAGTGAAATCGATCCGGACGATCTCAATTTTCAACATGACGGTGCGCAGTTTCAAGTCTAAACATGGACAGAATGCGTGCAAATTTTGGGCACTcgttaatttcgagaaatggtacagcgattattttctaaattattttctctacGGATACGGAAATTTCAGCCAAAATTCTGCAGCGGGTCACTGAAAATTGGCGACAGTGGGTGCAAATATGCAAGCAGAACCGTTCTGACCATTCGGCCGAAATCTTGTTCAAattataaatggaaaaaaattatctgaaagaaaaaagaatcaatTTTGACCAaatatattagattttttttttttaacatcacGTCGCTCTTTTTAGTATTGATTGTAACGGTCCTTTAACACTTCGCTCGTGTGAAGCTTCGAGGTCTTCATGATAGGCATTATTTACTTCCATTTTCAACTCCTCATTGGAGCGTAATATTTTTCTAGTCAGAAAATTTGTGAGTCTGGGAAGGAAAAAATAGTCTCTTGAAACCCAATCTAACAAATACATTGGGTTGGCTAGGGGATTAGCGCAATTCTTTCTATTTATGTAACTGGCATATCAGAAGCTCAGTGAGCCGCAGCGATTCCCGATATTCGTCAATGTAAAGAAATTAGAAATTCAGCAAACTAGTGATTGATAGTTAACCGGGACAGATTTGAAGTAATATTTATCAAGAAGTTGAATTGGGAGTGTTCCATTTTATTAGATATAGCAGAATTAAATTCAGAACGTTCTTATGAAATTCCatgaaactttgaaaaaattatagttgAGATTGGTACTCTAAGCCAATGTAAAtagttcaaaatttatttggcGCGATCTCAGCAAAGATCAAAGACTTTTCAGCCCATGTAGTACAACTTCAATGTGGGCAAATTGTTTATCTATGAGGTGGTTTAGGAATATATTCGAAGTAAAGCATATTTATAGCGAGTGTTTCACGGTTGTTACTATTAGTTATATCTTAAGCATATACTATATTGTTTCATGATTATTAGATAGTATATACCCATACTTATACTAGAGCAACGTTAATAGATATTTAGCAACGCCtttgttacttttttctttaataatctCTTGTTCAAAGGATAAGCACGCCACTAATGAGTTCGCAAATagataaatatagtatattgttGCACTCTTTTTAATCTAAACTTTTGAGCAAACGAAAGACATTAGTAATGTGACAGTATTCTTATGCACCTTCTTGCATCCCATGAAATATCCAATAGTTGTAGCTAAGTGCTTCTTGCTATTTAAAACTCTTAGTATACATAATAGttgtaaatattgtttattgtttataaaacaAGACTAGATTAGTAGTGTAAACAGAGTTGCACTAAAATAAATCGTAAGCCGATTGTGCGAATTTATTTAGTTGTTAAGGGAATGTACACTCATTTGCAATATCTGTGCACAATATCTTTGTTTTTAAACATGTTGATGTTCTTCTTTCGAATATACCTAACAgtttatgtacgtatgtaagtgTTTTTAGTTCCTAATCTACTTACGTATATTTGTCGCGAATGAGCTACTTCTTTAACTGTTCAGAATGTTTGACAATGGATTAAAAGGAGGCGCATGCGCATGCTAATTTGTTGTCTATTTGCTAATAATGAATGCTTATGGTAAAAGAGTCGCACCAATGACTGCATTCACAATGACAATAGGATTTATTTCCCGATGCTCCTCATTTCAAAAAGGTTTGCCGGTCACTCTTCCTATTACTGACTGGGTGGTAGTAAAGATCTGGTATACTTACAGGTAAGTTAAGGatcacattatttttttttaattttaacattgcCATTGAAAAACAGTACAATTTTTAATCTCATGTTCTAATGGTGTACTAACTACTAGTCTTCGGCCGGACTTACTCACTTGCCTTACATTTAGCTAAGACCTGCCTACCTTAACAAGAATACTGtcataatttaataaactttcatCCAAGGGTTCTTAAGTTATTGGTCTCtactaattttgaaaacaaattttttgagagAACATTGTTTCCTGATGCGAAAAAACACCGTTCATGTAAAGCAATGACGAGTTTGCTGAGTTTCAtcggaagccaatggaaagggttcagaggctcactgcgctgtgcataacgggagcTTTAAGGATAACCCCAACCGCCGTTCTTGAAGTGGTACTAAATCTGCCACCCATAGACCTCCGACTACATAATCCCACTTTTCAACtaggaaagaaggttcaaaatAAACATAGAGAAAGATGGCTGGCGTAAAAATGTGTTAGCTTCCGCAACACTATAAACATctatacggatggctcgaaaGTGGACGATGcagttggtgcgggaatatgCTGCCCaaagttaggcataaggcaaccttttaagtgGCCGAATCACTGCAGTATACAagtatttcaagctgaggtctttgctattgggaaagccgcggagctggcctctaatgcacctccAGGCAaatccagagtcaacatctacgtagacaacGAAGCAACAAtgaaggcagtaacctcgtatcacATATCGCCCaaaagtgtcttgggaagcatgGCAACAGTGGATACTTCACTTCTACTCGATGCTataaaatagtggacgagattatAAATGATGGTGTGCGATTAACATTCGAAAACGGATTGATTGATTGGGAAATCCTTGCGCTGTCCATACGACGATCTTGACAGAAGCATAGTAAAGAAAATCGACACCCCTTGAAACGatctacctgggtgcaaaactgaaAAGTCATGTGTAtaacacaaaattcctattggcactcatTAGAAGAGATTATatgaacatgatcggaatactaaccgGTCACAGTCTGGTGGCGGCATACGCCCGCAGAATGTGGCTGATAGATAAAGAAGATTGTAGGAAATGTCAAGAGCAGGGCATCAAAGAAACTATGGAGCATATCTTGTGCACTTgacccgcattggcaagacttctgcaagcatctggggtccccacggtatgatacactggagaaaGTGTCCACAGTGAGAACGCAGAGTCCTTTAAAATTctcgtcaagcgcaggcatcctaagaGATGATTACCATTGGACTAAGAAACTGCACTTcatttggtatcgcaaaggatcaaactggtctatgcgtggcttattggcataccagattaacctaacctaacctataaaaAAAGGTGTGGTAATTGAaacatatgttttaaaaattataatattttcagattttatatgaaatacagatgtatgttcatatatacgtatgtatgtatatatatagatatgtatacagTTAATGAAATGCtggaaaataatattcaattacAAAGCACACATACTATAAACacttacatatagtatataaaagtaTTTCCACTAagagaaaattaattttcttgccATAACACGGAAGTTGCCACACGCACATGACTTACTTCCTCCACAAAATTAGTTGGTAATGTGATACTTTTACAGAATTTTCCCATTCAATATGTTCTAAgtgtataaaacaaatatacatatatttacataaatatacatacatacatacatttacgcTTGCGTGCTTACAATATTATTCACACACACGCCTGTGAAAATGGCAACAATTGCGAAAACCCTAATCTTAAGCGGATTTAGAGGATCTGCTTTTATTCGGCTAAGATATGGatgatatgtgtatgtatgctgtTCATTTGTATTCTCTTAACGCTTGAAGTGCTGACGTACGAGAACACCTATTCCAGATTAGTTTTGATCACGCCGCCTGcttgaattttcaaatataatttcccTAATTTTATTGTTAACAAATTTTGTACAGATTGTACGTATTATATATTGAgtgcagatatacatacatacataattatgtaaatatgtatgttgcataAGATTGGAGTGGCAATTCATACGCAACGAGCACACAGGAGATACTGACCAGGAAGTATGTActttagagtgattcaaaaaaaatttttttttttttcgtttcgtactcggaaaaataggttcctagacacctctaagaaagcctctccaaacatgagtttttaattgtaacgggaaggtccttctacatacagttttctattttttcttattatcagatagaaaaatttatatctcgcttccaactacttgaaaaaatatcttgttccttagattttgtaggaaattgaatgctctaaaatatggtctcttatgattttttcgcaaacccaaacgtttaaaagatattaacagttaaagtttgattatttttgggaaaatttttatttcttatgaattttataactcaatgaaaaaaaattattaagaatgatgaaactcatagttttgtaggaaatttactgctttataaaaatggtctactatgatctttcgattaagttaagcgtttacgagatattcatcgtcaaacatcaatgcatattaaggtggatcaaaaaaaaataaatttttttttcgtttgatactctgaaaaataggttcctagacatctctaagaaagcctacccaaaaaccttattcataatgatttttttcattgagttataaaattcataagaaattaaaattgttcccaataataatcaaacttcaaccgttaatatcttttaaacggtcgggtttacgaaaaaatcattatagaccttttttgtagagcattcaattgactacaaaatctaaggaacaagatattttttcaagtagttggaagcgagatataaatttttctatctgataataagaaaaaatagaaaactgtatgtaggagaatcttccgttacaattaaaaattcatgtttggagaggctttcttagaggtgtctaggaacctatttttccgagtacgaaacgaaaaaaattttttttttttttgaatcactctaatggtgttttcaaagtcggtgccTAACatactcgaaaacggctaagCCGATTAGGTTCAAATTTTAATACGagctttataaatatattttttagtaattgatcgaaaacatttttctctccgataaatatttttttatacacaatttaaggccgaaattttgctcgattgatttttattttttagaaatttttattctgtcaaaaaatggtattttgcttattccttttattaattactagatttaatattactttaacgatggttttttgatttcagaggatccagtttAGATATATAGACACCGCAAAACGTGTTTGTTTagaggagctcccggagatcagctgtaggtcttttcaaaataagtatttttattaatactaaATCTTAAAATACAACTAAAAATTACCATAATATGggcacaatttttttattaataaatagttaaatattttcgatCACACTGAAACTAAATACAATTGTAGATCAAACAAACCTAATAccatttaaagtgaaattatACTCGATATTCTTATCTGCGTAACTGGATGTGTATACTTGTATACGTATATTGACATTTACCCTCTAACAGGCAAATCTAAAGTCGTAGACAGAAAAGTTTGGGAATTTTTTTGTGGGGTACTTAGGCTCAAAAATATCAtcagatgattttttttttaatttttttgtgctggcaGGTGAGAATTACTGAAGCCGATTTAggtcaaaataaagaaataggtGTGATTTCAATTAagaattcattttaattaaaaattaaagaaaataagcaaaagcaaaagaagAATTTCAATAACTAGGGGAATTCAAATaacaaagtttattaatttttgtgataatagtcaaaaaacagtttttcataGTTGGGCAgcataaatttagtttatatgtgaaacaaaaacactaatttctgaACTTTGGcacaatttacattttctttttccaCCATGTTTAGGAAGCCAAATCGGAAAGCGATCATACTGATCAAAGCGAGCATCCGCGACTGGATGTTCTGCTCTTTTTCCCACATTTGGTTTCTTTCCTACGAGTGTTGATGGCGTAAAACTTGGCCGACCACTAGGACGATTGTGTTTGTAAGCGACAAGACCAGCAGCAATTTCTTCATGGAACTCAGGCATCTTTAACAGCTTGTCTTCTATATCAACGAAATGGTAAAAAAACCGTGTCATCAGATTTCGAGTCTTTGCGTGGATATGGTAACGATCTATGAGTCCATCCATTAAGTCTACTCCCTCCTTTTGGCTATTATGTTcccgtataatttttttatataattttctacTTTAATATGCTGCTATTGCTTTCGATCGTAGCGTGCAACTTTGGCCGATTGCtcgtttttattttctcttttaaatcgctgaatgcaaatatctttttaGCGCCAAAACTGTTTTACAATCATTGTTTCTTGAATTGGAGTGAAAGCATTTTTACCCCAATAGCTTTCCAAATTCGGATAACGGTAAACAGACATATAACTGAGTACGccaatgtatttaaaaattcttttagcGTTTATCTTAAACTTTCTGTTAACGTTTTCAGAATAAGcttctcaatttttttcttccCCAATCAATGGAACTAACGGGTGggccatataaaattttaaatttagaaagtcaataaaaaaacggcttaatatttttcaaaggtctaacatttatttaaaaggttgttttatgaaatttatttgtggaaaacaATTTCGGACAAATGACCACCACGATTGAGTTTACAGTAGCTTATCCGATCCACCCAATTTTTGAGTACTTTCTCGATGGTTTCAGGCCTTATGGCAGCTACAGCAGCTTGAATCTCGTACTTTAGATCTTGAATTGTTTCTGGATGGTTGGCGTTACATTTATCTTTAACAGCTCTCCAGAGAAAATAGTCCAACGGAGTTAAGTCGCAGCTTCTGGGAGGCCAATTCACATCACTTCTTTTGCTGATTATGCGATTTTCGAAGATAAGGCGTAAAAGATTGAGCGTAGCGTTTGCTGTATGGCACGTGCGGGTTTTCTGTGCCCCAAGTGCGACAATTCTGCTTGTTAACGTAGCCATCGAGGTGGAAATGAGCTTCGTCCGAAAAGATGGTTTTTCGGTAAAATTGACCATCctcggttttttttttcaagttttcaatatttcccaGTTTTCTTCTAGTGAATAGGGacccatttcgtaaattttagactttttactgAATATCTGTCACTTTCCGAATGGTATTTGACGTTTCCAACGTCGAAATACAGATAATTCACATTTAAAACGTTAGATGGCCCACCCTGTAGTTCTTTTCTAAAACAAATCGCAGCACATTTCCCTCAGTGAGCCAAGCTTTGTGATACATGGCGGTAAGAGTGAGTTGCCGCGGAAAAGCACAACATTCACATCAAGCGTAAACTTTGAATGAAAAACATATACCTGAACCTGTAAAAGCACCAGAGGAGGGAATGACCAAGGGACCAGTAGTTTCCAAGGTTGGTAATGGAGATCAAGGtccttttttttgctttaaagtgTATTGCTGTCAATGACCTAGCTGCGGTAGAGGAAAGGTATTTTAGAGAGCGTTGATGATATTACAGGCCTATTCGCCTATTTCAACTGATTCCATTAAAGGAGCAACTCTTCATCACTAAGTTTACTTAGATTAAATTTAacgattcatttttaaaaataaaaaaatactagcATTCAAAGAAATAGCCCTGGGCGGTTTtcgtataaaaaagtatattaacttaaaacaaataaacttacTTATTTACAAAAAAGTCTTCAGTATGAATATTTCgataaaacactttttattttatctttgaaaatttcaaaatcggtgCTGGAGTTAATTGAACTTTAACACTGAATTTCTGCATTCAACTGACGATAACAACAAAACGAAACGTCACAATACATTTGTTAATATCTAGGAATTATGAGCTGATGTATTATCTAACGGTTCTTTTAAtagttgtaaacaaaaataaaatttcttataagCTTGTGCCAATTTATTTAAGGCGGCCTGAGGACGGTCTTGCCTGTTAGAGGGTTAAAATATATACAGTAGAATCCCAATTATCCGAATATCGATTATACGAATATCCGATTATCCGGACTCATTCGTCTCGGCTCTAATtgtcaatttaaaaatgttttgacggCGCAATGTTACATGTTACGACAAGTTTATTTTCGCGTCCAATCGTGTTACGTGTACTACCGCTCTCATTTCTTTGCGGGATAGTGTTTTTTATGGTTTCATTTTCTTAGATAGCGTTCAACTGAAAGGTTGTCTCTAATTTTTGTCTGCCTTTTTGTGTTGGAAATTTACAATGTCCAAGCGAAAAAGAGTAGTGTTGTCTCTTAATGACAAAGTGAAGATaattaagagtataaaaaatggtGAATCTGGCAGtaagttggaaaaaatatatggtGTAGGAACTTCTACGATATCaggcattaaaaaaaattctgattcCATAATGAAATTCACCTGCGCGCTTGAGAAAGAAGATGGAAGATCGCAACGTAAAGTTATGAAAAATCTCAAAATGAAATTCTGGAGAATGCAGTTTTTACTTGGTTTTTACAAAAAAGAGCATGCGGCCAGCCGATATCAGGACCTCTGTTATGTGAAAAAGCATTGAATTTTAATCAACAACTTGGTGGTGATAATTCTTTCAAAGCGAGCTGTGGATTCAAAACTAGTCATGGTATTCGAGATTCAAGGAGAGAAACTTTCTGCTAACGTTGCATCAGCCGACTCTTTTGTAGACGAGTTAAAAGAATTTCTAGATGAAAAGGAATACGATTTAGATTTTGTATACAATGCAGATGAAACAGGGCTTAATTGGAAAGCTCTACCAAGCAGATCGTTAGCATCGCGTCGTGAAAATGCAGTACCTGGTCACAAAGTGAGTAAGGACAGAGTTACAGTTATGGTTTGCGAAAACGCTAATGGAACACATCGATTGCCACTGCTACTTATTGGTAAATCAAAAAATCCGCGCTGTTTCAAAACTGTTAAAATCCCGCTAACTTACGCTAACCAAAAAAAGCATGGATGAACACAGATATTTTTCTTACTTGGTATGAAAATACGTTTATTCCTGAAGTGAAGAAATTTCAAAAGGTCGTGTGGAAAGAGGGCgacgtattgttgttgttaaataatGCGCCAACGCACCCTTCCGCTGAAACACTAAATCGAGAAAATGGGAAGTTCACAGTTAAGTTTTTACCCCCAAATGTAACATCGGTATTGCAACCAATGGACCAAAGTATCATTGAAACTTTAAAACGTTTATACAGAAAACAACTATTGCGTCGTCTTTTGACAACAGAGGACAGTGAAATAGAAACGACGTTAAAGTTTTTTAAGGAAACTAACTTAAAAGTTTGCTGTTATATGCTGGTAGAAGCGTGGAACTCTGTGGAATTGTAAACATTAAAAAGGGCTcggaataaattattaaaattaactctATCTAATTCCTCGATTAAACCGCATGACGATTTTAAAGAAGTAACAGAAGCAATGAAAATTCTTAGCATTGGTGAAGGGTAcgatgaagaaaatattaagaaatggCTGAACTGCGATAATGATACCCTGGATTCCAAATATTAACTGATGAGGAAATCATTGAGAATTTGAACAATAACGAGagagaagatgaagaagagaCTGAAACTGGGGATGTATGTCAAGTACCATCTCACGCAGAAGCTTTTGAAGCTCTTGATATTGCTTTTAAGTGGTTTGAAAGACAGGATGTATCGGATCCCATACAGATGTTACAACTGAAACGCATCAGCGACTTGGCCGCAATGAAACGATGTGATTCTTTACGTCAAAGACCAATAACAAGTTATTTccaaccaaaattttaaattacataggCAATATGCAACACATTATTTATCGTTATAGCTCGGTTTTTATATATCGTACATATTATCTAAACTACACTTGTAAAACTTATTacataataaaactttattataaattaaatgttatttgatttgctttgaaatcgatTATCCGGATTTTCGATTATACGGAATTCCCCTAGTTTTATCTGATCCGGCTAATCGGGATTCTACCGCTCAGATGCTACACTACATTTCGATCGGCCAGCCGCCTGCAAACACAATACTTCTTCTCCTCTTTCAAATCAACGCAGTTGGAAGTTTTTGCATACGAATCCAGACGCGAGATATCTTCCACGTCTGTTttgattgtatttgttgttatattataaaCGACCGTAGCCTGAAATCTCGCTTTTTCCGGATTCGCTTCGAAACTTATACGAAATGTGGACTCATTCGGTATTTTGatcattttcatttcaacatTGTTGATCG
The sequence above is drawn from the Bactrocera tryoni isolate S06 chromosome 1, CSIRO_BtryS06_freeze2, whole genome shotgun sequence genome and encodes:
- the LOC120777632 gene encoding aldo-keto reductase family 1 member A1-like, with product MAFNKFLRLSNGPDMPAFGLRLSQVKRDDVSVVLNDAIEAGYRLFETSPSYNNQSDVGDVLTAWLKGNKIRREELFIVTNLPVSNNRPHEVEDTLKESLKKLKLDYVDLYLVEAPFAIKMENEEVFKRDSAGNALLEEATDHVAIWEIMEELMSTGLTKSIGLGNFNVDQIQHIVETRKMIPHVLQIEYHVYLQQPELIDYCRRANITLLTYAALGAVNKPDKYQRVSVQDKDEIPILDLPELREIAAAHKKTPAQVAFRWVIDKKMALTVKSSNNERIRSNIDIFDFSLTKEEMEKLNALDRNRRFVDFSQYKGIEKHPDYPFHT
- the LOC120777653 gene encoding uncharacterized protein LOC120777653, with amino-acid sequence MPCCNTKNTNHNDNYFRPNYRIKALTEKFYARHESFDCDPKLLNSPKVNHYVDLISKQRSNALKNRSLAPITENQKYGWLIHLVDAPDEIDSSLLYYGRKVDSQIQLMAVIEAETKRNSGEWYR